A single window of Oerskovia paurometabola DNA harbors:
- a CDS encoding MDR family MFS transporter has translation MSSSRSTTPAPPAGAGASPAESGKPLIVLTQRTVWLIFGALMASMFLSSLDQSIVGTAMPTIVGELHGVEHQGWVITAYILAIAIVMPLYGKFGDLWGRRWPFLVAIGLFTVASAGAGFAQTFPELVAWRAVQGLGGGGLMILSQAIIADIVPAKDRGKYMGPMGALFGIAAVIGPLLGGWFTEGPGWRWAFWINVPIGIAAFLVAWFTLKLPSHRSGRKIDVAGIFFLVVGTSGIVLLTSWESLTTSTGYDWSDPKLLGMVAATLASIALFVVVENRAQEPLLPLHLFKNRTFTIATLIGLVLGMGMFSALAFLPTFLQMSTGAGVTESGFLMLPMMVGVMITAIGSGFAITKTGRYKIYPVAGLAITTAGIIWLTTITGDMSMVLFGAMIFVMGAGMGLVMQTIVLAVQNSVDPHEIGTATSANNFFREIGAAVGTALFSTIFTTRLSANLADVIPGGAATGGGEASSLTPAAVQALPEPVKTGVIDAFTNALAPAFWYLVPLVVVGFVLALFLKEVKLSGEAGMVARGEAIADPKGGPADEAQDAPVRDAVGPDGASIPPGDDPTGAPDRQGAPVN, from the coding sequence ATGTCCTCCTCCCGCTCCACGACGCCGGCCCCGCCGGCCGGGGCCGGCGCGTCTCCCGCGGAGAGCGGCAAGCCGCTCATCGTGCTGACGCAGCGCACCGTCTGGCTGATCTTCGGTGCGCTCATGGCCTCGATGTTCTTGTCCTCGCTCGACCAGTCGATCGTCGGCACCGCGATGCCGACCATCGTCGGTGAGCTGCACGGGGTCGAGCACCAGGGCTGGGTCATCACGGCCTACATCCTGGCCATCGCGATCGTCATGCCGCTCTACGGCAAGTTCGGTGACCTGTGGGGTCGTCGTTGGCCGTTCCTCGTCGCGATCGGCCTGTTCACCGTCGCGTCCGCGGGCGCGGGCTTCGCGCAGACCTTCCCGGAGCTCGTCGCGTGGCGCGCCGTCCAGGGCCTGGGCGGCGGTGGCCTCATGATCCTGTCGCAGGCGATCATCGCCGACATCGTCCCCGCCAAGGACCGCGGGAAGTACATGGGCCCCATGGGAGCCCTGTTCGGCATCGCGGCCGTCATCGGCCCGCTCCTGGGTGGATGGTTCACCGAGGGACCCGGCTGGCGCTGGGCCTTCTGGATCAACGTCCCGATCGGCATCGCGGCGTTCCTCGTCGCATGGTTCACGCTCAAGCTCCCGAGCCACCGTTCGGGGCGCAAGATCGACGTCGCCGGCATCTTCTTCCTCGTCGTCGGTACGTCCGGGATCGTCCTGCTCACGAGCTGGGAGTCGCTCACCACGAGCACGGGCTACGACTGGTCCGACCCCAAGCTCCTGGGCATGGTCGCCGCGACGCTCGCGTCGATCGCGCTGTTCGTCGTGGTCGAGAACCGCGCGCAGGAGCCGCTGCTCCCGCTGCACCTGTTCAAGAACCGCACGTTCACGATCGCGACCCTCATCGGCCTCGTGCTCGGGATGGGCATGTTCTCCGCGCTCGCGTTCCTGCCGACGTTCCTGCAGATGTCGACCGGCGCCGGAGTGACCGAGTCCGGCTTCCTCATGCTGCCCATGATGGTCGGTGTCATGATCACCGCGATCGGTTCAGGTTTCGCGATCACCAAGACCGGGCGCTACAAGATCTACCCCGTCGCCGGGCTCGCCATCACGACCGCGGGCATCATCTGGCTCACCACCATCACGGGTGACATGTCCATGGTGCTGTTCGGCGCCATGATCTTCGTCATGGGTGCCGGCATGGGGCTGGTCATGCAGACGATCGTGCTGGCCGTCCAGAACTCCGTGGACCCCCACGAGATCGGGACCGCGACGAGCGCGAACAACTTCTTCCGCGAGATCGGCGCGGCCGTCGGTACGGCCCTGTTCAGCACGATCTTCACGACCCGGCTGTCGGCGAACCTCGCCGACGTCATCCCCGGTGGTGCGGCCACCGGCGGGGGAGAGGCCTCGAGCCTGACCCCCGCCGCCGTCCAGGCGCTCCCGGAGCCGGTCAAGACGGGCGTCATCGACGCGTTCACGAACGCTCTCGCCCCGGCGTTCTGGTACCTGGTCCCGCTCGTCGTCGTGGGCTTCGTGCTCGCGCTGTTCCTCAAGGAGGTCAAGCTCTCGGGCGAGGCCGGCATGGTCGCTCGTGGCGAGGCGATCGCGGACCCGAAGGGCGGGCCCGCCGACGAGGCGCAGGACGCCCCGGTGCGTGACGCCGTCGGGCCGGACGGGGCGAGCATCCCGCCGGGAGACGACCCGACGGGCGCCCCCGACCGGCAGGGCGCCCCGGTAAACTGA